Proteins from a single region of Caloramator sp. E03:
- the uvrC gene encoding excinuclease ABC subunit UvrC — protein MFNLEEALKNLPDHPGVYIMKNSEGEIIYIGKAVSLKNRVRQYFQNSKNNSPKVAAMVSHIAEFEYILTDSEIEALILECNLIKKNKPRYNILLKDDKHYPYIKVTTNEEYPRIFITRKIEKDGAKYFGPYTDTNAVRETIQIIKKLYPIRSCKKLISYGKDLGRPCLNYHIKRCLAPCTGKVSKDDYMSMVNNVLLFLSGKQDDLIRDLTQRMEEAAEKLDFEKAAQIRDEINSIRKIQEKQKIISSALEDEDVIAFAKNDEKTCIEVFFIRGGKLLGRQDFYFDTIEDDENLLSQFIMQFYSEREYTPKNIILQSEIDEIQILESYLSRKRGSKVHIKVPERGSKKEIIELAKKNASAALEQLKYKTLKEKDATENALKEICTILELDEIPYRIEAFDISNIKGTDSVGSMVVFEGGKPKNKDYRRFKIKTVEGPDDYKSMEEILKRRFERGFLEIKELEKLNKSADEGKFSIFPNLIMMDGGIGQVSVCEKVLKSFGLDIPVCGMVKDEKHRTKELVYNGDKISLYKDSNAFKLIAKIQDEVHRFAISYHRSLRGKNAVSSLLDEIPGIGKKRRLALLKHFESIDAIKKASIDELRRVEGMNEKSAVAVYEYFNKDVKS, from the coding sequence ATGTTTAACTTAGAAGAAGCACTTAAAAATCTACCAGATCATCCTGGGGTTTATATTATGAAAAATTCAGAAGGGGAAATAATCTATATAGGTAAGGCTGTATCTCTTAAAAACAGGGTAAGGCAGTATTTTCAAAACTCCAAGAATAATTCTCCAAAGGTTGCTGCAATGGTAAGCCACATTGCTGAGTTTGAATATATACTTACCGATTCTGAAATAGAGGCGTTAATCCTTGAATGTAATCTAATTAAAAAAAATAAGCCAAGATACAATATACTTTTAAAGGATGATAAGCACTATCCATATATTAAAGTAACAACAAATGAAGAATATCCACGAATATTCATTACAAGGAAAATAGAAAAGGATGGTGCTAAATATTTTGGGCCCTATACAGATACTAATGCAGTTAGAGAAACTATACAGATAATTAAAAAACTTTATCCTATAAGAAGCTGTAAAAAGTTAATTTCTTATGGTAAAGACCTTGGAAGGCCATGTTTAAATTATCATATAAAAAGATGCCTTGCACCATGTACTGGAAAGGTAAGCAAAGATGATTACATGTCTATGGTAAATAATGTATTATTGTTTCTTTCAGGAAAACAAGATGATCTTATAAGAGATCTTACTCAAAGGATGGAGGAAGCTGCAGAAAAACTTGATTTTGAGAAGGCAGCACAGATACGGGATGAAATTAATTCAATACGAAAAATACAAGAAAAACAAAAGATTATATCTTCTGCCCTTGAAGATGAAGATGTTATAGCCTTTGCTAAAAATGATGAAAAGACGTGTATTGAGGTTTTTTTCATAAGAGGAGGAAAGCTTCTTGGAAGACAAGATTTTTATTTTGATACTATAGAAGATGATGAAAACCTTCTAAGCCAGTTTATTATGCAATTTTATTCTGAAAGGGAGTATACGCCAAAGAATATAATACTTCAAAGTGAAATAGACGAGATTCAAATTTTAGAGTCATATTTATCAAGAAAAAGGGGAAGTAAAGTTCATATAAAAGTTCCAGAGAGGGGAAGTAAAAAAGAAATTATAGAGCTTGCTAAAAAGAATGCATCAGCAGCTTTAGAACAGTTAAAGTATAAGACTTTAAAGGAAAAGGATGCTACGGAAAACGCTTTAAAAGAAATTTGTACAATACTTGAGCTTGATGAAATCCCCTATAGAATTGAAGCTTTTGATATATCAAACATTAAGGGGACGGATTCTGTAGGCTCTATGGTTGTATTTGAAGGTGGTAAGCCTAAAAACAAAGATTATAGAAGGTTTAAAATAAAGACAGTTGAAGGTCCTGATGATTATAAATCTATGGAGGAGATATTAAAAAGAAGATTTGAAAGAGGATTTTTAGAAATAAAAGAGCTTGAAAAACTAAATAAAAGTGCTGATGAAGGTAAATTTTCGATTTTTCCTAATCTTATAATGATGGACGGAGGAATTGGACAGGTATCAGTTTGTGAAAAGGTTTTAAAAAGTTTTGGACTTGACATTCCTGTTTGTGGAATGGTTAAGGATGAAAAACATAGAACAAAGGAACTTGTTTATAATGGCGATAAAATAAGCCTTTACAAGGATTCTAATGCATTTAAATTGATAGCCAAAATTCAAGATGAGGTTCACAGGTTTGCCATAAGTTATCATAGGAGCCTTAGAGGTAAGAATGCTGTAAGTTCTTTACTTGATGAAATACCGGGAATTGGAAAGAAAAGAAGGCTTGCTCTTTTAAAGCACTTTGAAAGCATAGATGCAATTAAAAAAGCATCTATTGATGAACTTAGAAGGGTTGAGGGAATGAACGAAAAAAGTGCAGTTGCAGTCTATGAATATTTTAATAAGGATGTTAAAAGCTAA
- a CDS encoding phosphatase: MKKLVVDTHTHTVASGHAYSTIIENCIEASKKGIELIAMTDHGPAMPGGPHIFHFGNLKVIPRYIHGVEVLKGIEANIVDYDGKLDLNEERMEKIEIVIASLHDVCITPGSVKDNTRALINAMKSKYVDIIGHPGNPMFPIEIDEVLDAAIYYNVMIEINNSSLGVSRIGSYENCSLIAKHAAKKGNIIALGTDSHICYSVGEFSKAVEIIEKAGIDDDHIINNDKEKLKEYLRKKGKLIK, from the coding sequence ATGAAAAAACTTGTTGTTGATACTCATACCCACACTGTAGCAAGTGGTCACGCTTATAGTACCATTATTGAAAATTGTATTGAGGCAAGCAAAAAAGGTATAGAACTTATCGCTATGACTGATCATGGTCCAGCGATGCCAGGAGGGCCTCACATATTTCATTTTGGTAATTTAAAAGTTATACCAAGATATATTCATGGAGTTGAAGTTTTAAAAGGAATAGAAGCAAATATAGTAGATTATGATGGAAAACTTGATTTAAACGAAGAAAGAATGGAGAAAATTGAAATAGTTATTGCAAGCCTTCATGATGTTTGTATAACTCCAGGAAGTGTAAAGGATAATACAAGGGCTTTAATAAATGCTATGAAAAGTAAATATGTTGATATAATAGGGCATCCAGGTAATCCTATGTTTCCAATAGAAATAGATGAGGTTTTAGATGCAGCTATATACTACAACGTTATGATTGAAATAAATAATAGCTCTCTTGGGGTTTCGAGGATAGGTAGCTATGAAAATTGCAGTCTGATAGCAAAACATGCTGCCAAAAAAGGAAATATAATTGCCCTTGGAACAGATTCTCATATATGCTATAGTGTAGGAGAATTTAGTAAAGCGGTTGAGATTATTGAAAAAGCAGGTATTGATGATGATCATATAATAAATAACGATAAAGAAAAGCTTAAAGAATATTTAAGAAAAAAAGGAAAACTTATAAAATAA
- a CDS encoding RsmF rRNA methyltransferase first C-terminal domain-containing protein, whose amino-acid sequence MKLSANFFERMKFILKDEYDSFLESLKRERVKGIRVNTLKIDIQDFKDISPFDILETVPWEKRGFYINEDKPGKHPYHQAGLYYIQEPSAMAVVPTLNINEGDKVLDLCAAPGGKSTQAACYLNESGLIVCNEIEGKRAKVLSENIERMGIKNAIVTNNSPKELEKVFKGYFDKIIVDAPCSGEGMFKKEEAAIEDWSIENVEGCAARQREIMDCAATMVKPGGYIVYSTCTFSIEENEGTIDYFLKKHKEFEIVEIKKEFGFTRGLYEYFDNYELSKAARLFPHRLKGEGHFIALLRKKDGDDFNYMSLKSNVKQNQLKDYFEFEKENLNTIIKENFYLSGENLYSFPSDLCDLKGLRILRLGLHIGSFKKNRFEPNHALALAIRSKDAKRAVNFTSNSDDLLSYLKGDVIKAKVEDGWCLVLVDGYPIGWGKAVKGVIKNHFPKGLRW is encoded by the coding sequence ATGAAACTTTCTGCGAATTTTTTTGAGAGAATGAAGTTTATTTTAAAGGATGAATATGATAGCTTTTTGGAAAGCCTTAAAAGAGAAAGGGTAAAAGGTATTAGAGTAAACACATTAAAAATTGACATACAAGATTTTAAAGATATTTCTCCATTTGACATTTTAGAAACTGTACCTTGGGAAAAAAGAGGCTTTTATATAAATGAAGATAAACCAGGAAAGCATCCTTATCATCAAGCAGGGTTATATTATATACAAGAACCAAGTGCAATGGCAGTTGTACCAACTTTAAATATAAATGAAGGAGACAAAGTTTTAGATTTGTGTGCAGCTCCAGGAGGAAAATCAACTCAGGCAGCTTGCTATCTTAATGAATCAGGACTAATAGTATGTAATGAAATTGAAGGTAAAAGGGCAAAGGTTTTATCTGAAAATATTGAAAGAATGGGAATTAAAAATGCAATTGTAACTAATAATTCTCCAAAGGAACTTGAAAAAGTATTTAAAGGGTATTTTGATAAGATAATAGTTGATGCTCCCTGCTCTGGTGAAGGTATGTTTAAAAAGGAAGAAGCTGCAATAGAGGATTGGAGCATAGAGAATGTTGAAGGATGTGCAGCCAGGCAAAGGGAGATTATGGATTGTGCAGCTACCATGGTAAAACCTGGAGGATATATAGTTTATTCAACATGTACATTTTCCATTGAGGAAAATGAAGGTACAATAGATTATTTTCTTAAAAAACATAAAGAATTTGAAATAGTAGAAATAAAAAAAGAGTTTGGATTTACAAGAGGACTATATGAATATTTTGACAACTATGAGCTAAGCAAAGCAGCAAGGCTTTTCCCGCATAGATTAAAGGGAGAAGGTCATTTTATTGCTCTTTTAAGGAAAAAAGATGGCGATGACTTTAATTACATGTCTTTAAAAAGTAATGTTAAACAAAATCAGCTTAAAGATTACTTTGAGTTTGAAAAGGAAAACTTAAATACTATTATTAAGGAAAATTTTTATTTATCGGGTGAAAACCTTTATAGTTTTCCATCAGACTTATGTGATTTAAAAGGGCTCAGGATATTAAGGTTAGGGCTTCACATTGGAAGTTTTAAAAAGAATAGGTTTGAACCTAATCATGCTTTAGCACTTGCAATAAGAAGCAAGGATGCTAAAAGAGCTGTTAATTTTACATCAAATAGTGATGATTTATTATCTTATCTTAAGGGGGATGTAATAAAAGCAAAAGTTGAGGATGGATGGTGCCTTGTGCTCGTTGATGGATACCCTATAGGCTGGGGAAAAGCAGTTAAAGGAGTTATTAAAAATCATTTTCCAAAGGGCCTTAGATGGTAA
- the murB gene encoding UDP-N-acetylmuramate dehydrogenase, protein MILDAVIYELEKIIDKEHIRYNEPMKNHTSFRVGGPADIFILPEKTWQVISAIKILKENSIPFFVMGNGTNLVVKDGGYKGAVIKLTSINNIKVEGNKIRAQAGAFLSNVSIEALKNSLKGMEFASGIPGTVGGAVAMNAGAYGPEIKDIIESAVLTDYDGNLYCFNKEELQLSYRSSIIQRENYIVLEATFALEKGDVIAIKNRMEELNRRRAEKQPLNFPSAGSTFKRPEGHFAGKLIEDAGLKGYSIGGAKVSEKHAGFIINYNNATAKDVLELIKKVQEVVYEKFNVMLEPEIKIIGED, encoded by the coding sequence ATGATATTAGATGCAGTAATCTATGAATTAGAAAAAATAATTGATAAAGAGCATATAAGATATAATGAACCTATGAAAAATCATACTTCTTTTAGAGTAGGAGGACCAGCAGATATATTCATATTACCAGAAAAAACATGGCAAGTTATTAGTGCAATAAAGATATTAAAAGAGAATAGTATTCCTTTTTTTGTTATGGGCAATGGGACTAACCTTGTTGTAAAAGATGGTGGATATAAAGGAGCTGTAATTAAACTTACATCTATAAATAATATAAAAGTAGAAGGAAATAAGATTAGAGCACAGGCAGGAGCATTCCTTTCAAATGTTTCTATAGAGGCTCTTAAAAATAGCTTAAAGGGAATGGAGTTTGCCTCAGGAATACCGGGAACTGTTGGGGGTGCTGTTGCTATGAATGCAGGGGCTTATGGCCCTGAAATAAAGGATATTATAGAATCAGCAGTTTTAACTGACTATGATGGTAACCTTTATTGTTTTAACAAGGAGGAACTTCAACTATCCTATAGAAGCAGCATAATTCAAAGAGAAAACTATATTGTGCTTGAAGCTACCTTTGCATTGGAAAAAGGAGATGTTATTGCAATTAAAAATAGGATGGAAGAACTAAATAGACGCCGTGCTGAGAAACAGCCTTTAAATTTTCCAAGTGCAGGGAGTACATTTAAAAGGCCAGAGGGGCATTTTGCAGGAAAGCTTATTGAGGATGCTGGACTTAAAGGCTATTCTATAGGTGGTGCAAAAGTATCAGAAAAACATGCAGGTTTTATAATAAATTACAATAATGCAACTGCAAAGGATGTGCTTGAGCTTATTAAAAAAGTACAGGAAGTTGTTTATGAAAAATTCAATGTTATGTTAGAGCCTGAAATAAAAATAATTGGTGAAGACTAA
- the hisC gene encoding histidinol-phosphate transaminase yields the protein MKVRDAILGLKLYQAGKPIDEVKRELGLDDIIKLASNENPLGCSTKVCDVIKEFADKVNLYPDASNYELKKALSKYLGVNVENIFCSTGSDSLIKAICNLFVNDGDETIMGEVSFQRYEDSTVLMGGKIVKVPMKNYMLDVKGMVDAINDRTRVLWFCTPNNPTGSIINKDELFSVLDLIPKDVIIVMDEAYYEYVTDDNYPQTVPLLEKYDNMIILRTFSKAYGLAGLRCGYGIASEEIAKYINTIVGPFDTNIIAQQAAVAALSDTEFLKRVIDENSRGREYLYCEYKRLGLEYIESQANFIMVNVKRNDKEVFNELLKRGIIVRPGYLFGMDGWLRVSIGTMEQNKKYIKELENILVNK from the coding sequence ATGAAAGTTAGGGATGCTATTTTGGGATTGAAACTTTACCAGGCTGGGAAGCCTATCGATGAGGTAAAAAGGGAATTAGGGCTTGATGATATTATAAAACTTGCTTCTAATGAAAATCCTTTAGGGTGCTCAACAAAAGTTTGCGATGTTATAAAGGAGTTTGCAGATAAAGTCAACCTCTATCCTGATGCTTCTAATTATGAACTTAAAAAAGCTTTATCGAAATATCTTGGGGTAAATGTTGAAAACATATTTTGTAGTACCGGTTCTGACTCTTTGATTAAGGCTATATGCAACTTGTTTGTAAATGATGGTGATGAGACAATAATGGGAGAAGTTTCTTTTCAAAGGTATGAGGATAGTACTGTGCTTATGGGAGGTAAGATTGTTAAGGTACCGATGAAAAATTATATGCTTGATGTTAAAGGAATGGTTGATGCAATTAATGATAGGACAAGGGTTCTATGGTTTTGTACCCCTAACAATCCTACAGGTTCAATAATTAATAAAGACGAACTTTTTAGTGTGCTTGATTTAATACCTAAGGACGTAATAATAGTAATGGACGAAGCATATTATGAATATGTTACAGATGATAACTACCCACAAACAGTTCCACTTCTTGAAAAATATGATAACATGATAATTTTAAGAACATTTTCAAAGGCTTATGGGCTTGCAGGGTTAAGATGTGGGTATGGTATTGCAAGTGAAGAAATTGCTAAATATATTAATACTATAGTAGGACCCTTTGATACAAATATAATTGCACAGCAAGCGGCAGTTGCTGCTTTATCAGATACAGAATTTTTAAAGAGGGTTATTGATGAGAATAGCAGGGGAAGGGAATATTTATATTGTGAATATAAAAGGTTAGGTCTTGAATATATTGAAAGCCAAGCTAATTTTATTATGGTTAATGTGAAAAGAAACGATAAAGAAGTATTTAATGAACTTTTAAAAAGAGGTATTATAGTAAGGCCTGGATATCTGTTTGGAATGGATGGATGGCTTAGAGTATCAATTGGAACAATGGAGCAGAATAAAAAATATATAAAGGAACTTGAAAATATACTTGTAAATAAATAA
- a CDS encoding PHP domain-containing protein, with amino-acid sequence MKIFADYHTHTKYSHGKGTIRQNVEAAIKKGLKEIVISDHGPAHVFYGVRKKQLKEMREKIDKLQSEYPQIKIMLGVEANIISCDGDIDVDEEDIKLLDKLLVGFHNGAMPKDFKSFYNLSVKNKLSKIIPSFKGECRRLNTEALVKAINKYDIFLITHPGAKVDIDTRILARAAAKRGTILEINSSHGYMTSEYVKIAMEEGAYFAIDSDAHNPKDVGNFEKGIEIAKKAGLSEDRIVNALK; translated from the coding sequence ATGAAGATTTTTGCAGACTATCATACTCATACTAAGTATAGCCATGGTAAAGGGACTATAAGGCAAAATGTAGAAGCTGCCATAAAAAAGGGCTTAAAGGAGATAGTAATATCTGACCATGGGCCAGCTCATGTTTTTTATGGAGTAAGAAAAAAGCAGCTTAAAGAGATGAGAGAAAAAATAGATAAACTGCAATCTGAATATCCACAGATTAAAATTATGCTTGGTGTTGAGGCAAATATAATAAGCTGTGATGGGGATATAGATGTTGATGAGGAAGATATTAAATTGCTTGATAAACTTCTTGTAGGGTTTCATAATGGAGCAATGCCAAAAGACTTTAAATCCTTTTATAATCTATCTGTTAAAAATAAACTCTCAAAAATAATACCTTCATTTAAAGGGGAATGTAGGAGATTAAATACTGAGGCTTTAGTTAAAGCAATCAATAAATATGATATATTTTTAATAACACATCCAGGGGCTAAAGTAGATATAGATACAAGGATTTTAGCAAGGGCAGCAGCAAAAAGAGGAACTATACTTGAAATAAATTCAAGCCATGGATATATGACATCAGAATATGTTAAAATAGCTATGGAGGAAGGAGCATATTTTGCAATTGATAGCGATGCTCATAATCCAAAGGATGTGGGAAACTTTGAAAAAGGAATAGAAATAGCAAAAAAAGCTGGGCTTTCAGAGGATAGAATTGTTAACGCTTTAAAATAA
- the rapZ gene encoding RNase adapter RapZ, with protein MRFVIVTGLSGAGKTQAIRCLEDFQYFCIDNLPPALIPKLSELCYASGDKIDKVAIVVDIRGRGFFDELFQSLKSIENMGYKYEILFLDASDNVLVKRYKESRRNHPLNNDGNIIDAIHEERERLKEVKKKANHIIDTSNLSTRQLREELRKIFIIGEKFESLVITVESFGFKYGIPIDADLVFDVRFLPNPYYIDELKHYSGNDIPVRDYVLKWSETVEFIKKVDDLLEFLIPYYIKEGKARLVIAVGCTGGRHRSVTIANSIYEKLKENGHTVLITHRDLSNDVMGDVR; from the coding sequence ATGCGTTTTGTAATAGTTACAGGACTTTCAGGAGCAGGCAAGACACAAGCTATAAGATGTCTTGAGGATTTTCAATATTTTTGTATAGATAACCTCCCGCCGGCTCTGATTCCAAAGCTGTCGGAGTTATGTTATGCTTCGGGGGATAAAATAGATAAAGTAGCAATAGTTGTAGATATAAGAGGAAGAGGCTTTTTTGATGAACTTTTCCAAAGCCTTAAATCAATTGAAAACATGGGATATAAATATGAAATATTATTCCTTGATGCATCGGATAATGTTCTTGTTAAAAGGTATAAAGAATCAAGGAGAAATCATCCTTTAAATAACGATGGAAATATAATAGATGCTATACATGAGGAAAGAGAAAGATTAAAGGAAGTTAAAAAGAAGGCAAATCATATAATAGATACCTCAAATCTTTCAACAAGGCAGCTTCGTGAAGAACTTAGAAAGATATTCATAATAGGTGAAAAGTTTGAGAGCCTTGTAATAACAGTTGAATCCTTTGGGTTTAAGTATGGAATCCCAATAGATGCGGATCTTGTTTTCGATGTTAGGTTTCTTCCAAACCCATACTATATAGATGAACTTAAACACTATTCAGGTAACGATATACCTGTTAGGGACTATGTATTAAAATGGAGTGAAACCGTTGAGTTTATAAAAAAGGTTGATGACTTACTTGAATTTTTAATACCCTATTATATAAAAGAAGGAAAGGCAAGGCTTGTTATTGCTGTTGGCTGCACAGGAGGGCGCCATAGATCTGTAACAATTGCTAACTCTATATATGAAAAGCTAAAGGAAAATGGTCATACAGTTTTAATAACTCATAGAGATTTGTCTAATGATGTTATGGGGGATGTTAGATAA
- a CDS encoding gluconeogenesis factor YvcK family protein: MNLFDWIRPGLRIKRWILMGFLGITIFVLGISKLLFRGPLFDSYLLLYIYIAFLGVIMMYASLKMELKSIFALINGTNINTKITKQSISDLLYEQRLLIRGPKIVAIGGGTGLSTMLRGLKEYTSNICAIVTVADDGGGSGVLRDTFGMLPPGDIRNCLVALAHTEPVMEELMQYRFKEGNLKNQSFGNLFIAAMNGISANFEEAIKKMSDVLAVTGKVYPVTLNDVTLCAKLSNDMIVQGESNIPLESIKHKSKIERVYLKPENPKPLEDALYAIDNADCIVIGPGSLYTSILPNLVIKEVAERVKKSSAIKIYVSNIMTQSGETDGYKLSDHIKAIESHCGKGMIDFVIANSGIIPEKYFKKYKEDSQDMVEIDVENIPKDIEVLQDDFIYINSMGLLRHDTKKLSKAIMKLILKYVFPKNRKRIIDYYYLLDRVRNK, from the coding sequence ATGAATTTATTTGATTGGATTAGGCCAGGACTTAGGATAAAAAGATGGATTTTAATGGGCTTTTTAGGTATAACAATATTTGTTCTTGGAATTTCAAAGCTTCTTTTTAGAGGGCCTTTATTTGATTCATATCTTTTACTTTATATTTATATCGCTTTTCTTGGTGTAATTATGATGTATGCTTCTTTGAAGATGGAACTTAAGAGCATATTTGCACTTATAAATGGAACAAACATAAATACAAAAATAACTAAGCAATCTATATCTGATTTATTATATGAACAAAGGCTTTTAATAAGAGGTCCAAAGATTGTTGCAATAGGTGGGGGTACAGGACTTTCAACTATGCTAAGAGGGCTTAAAGAATATACATCAAATATATGTGCAATAGTTACTGTTGCTGATGATGGAGGAGGATCCGGAGTTTTGAGAGACACATTTGGGATGCTGCCTCCTGGTGATATAAGAAATTGTCTTGTTGCTCTTGCTCATACTGAACCAGTTATGGAAGAACTTATGCAATATAGATTCAAAGAGGGGAATCTTAAAAATCAAAGTTTTGGTAATTTGTTTATTGCTGCTATGAATGGGATATCAGCAAATTTTGAAGAAGCAATAAAGAAAATGAGTGATGTTTTGGCAGTAACTGGCAAAGTATATCCTGTTACCCTTAATGATGTTACCTTGTGTGCAAAACTTTCAAATGACATGATTGTTCAGGGGGAATCCAATATACCTTTAGAATCTATAAAACATAAATCTAAGATAGAAAGAGTATATTTAAAACCTGAAAATCCAAAACCTCTTGAAGATGCACTCTATGCAATTGACAATGCTGATTGTATAGTAATAGGGCCTGGAAGCCTTTATACGAGTATACTCCCAAATCTTGTTATAAAAGAAGTTGCAGAAAGAGTAAAAAAATCCAGTGCGATAAAGATATATGTATCTAATATAATGACTCAGTCGGGTGAAACCGATGGATATAAGTTATCTGATCATATAAAGGCTATAGAGTCCCATTGTGGGAAAGGCATGATAGATTTTGTAATTGCAAATAGCGGTATTATACCTGAAAAATATTTTAAAAAATATAAAGAAGACTCTCAAGATATGGTTGAAATAGATGTAGAAAACATTCCAAAAGATATAGAAGTGCTACAGGATGATTTTATTTATATAAATTCAATGGGCCTTTTAAGACATGATACAAAAAAACTTTCAAAGGCTATAATGAAACTAATACTAAAATATGTTTTTCCTAAAAACAGAAAGAGGATTATAGATTATTATTATCTTTTAGATAGAGTTAGAAATAAATAA
- the whiA gene encoding DNA-binding protein WhiA, with translation MSFSSIAKNELCRINEEKRCCQIAELAAITRISGTVSIKGSQGLSFKIQTENPAIARRIFTLLKNAFGIHTEILVKKSNSLKKNNIYILVINQEMGSKEILIKTGIFKEHGDGMLSFSNKIGSNIIKKNCCKRAYIRGAFLAGGSISNPEKTYHMEFVVNSIEQAEELTKLINSFGLTAKIIQRKNSYVVYLKEGDQIIDLLNIIGAHSALLNLENVRIYKEMRNNVNRLVNCETANLNKTVDAAVRQIEAIEYIKEKVGLKKLPQGLREIADLRIKYPDVSLKELGEMLNPPLGKSGVNHRLRKIEKIAEELKDSGY, from the coding sequence GTGTCTTTTTCTTCTATAGCAAAAAATGAGCTTTGCAGGATAAATGAAGAAAAAAGGTGCTGTCAGATAGCTGAACTTGCTGCAATTACAAGAATTAGCGGAACAGTAAGTATAAAGGGAAGTCAAGGGCTTAGTTTTAAAATACAAACCGAAAATCCTGCAATTGCAAGAAGGATATTTACTCTTCTTAAAAATGCTTTTGGAATTCACACTGAAATACTTGTGAAAAAGAGTAATTCACTTAAAAAAAATAATATATATATACTTGTTATAAATCAAGAAATGGGTTCTAAGGAAATTCTAATAAAGACAGGTATTTTTAAAGAGCATGGAGATGGTATGCTTAGTTTTAGTAATAAAATAGGCAGCAACATAATAAAAAAGAACTGCTGTAAAAGAGCCTATATAAGGGGTGCTTTTCTTGCAGGTGGTTCAATAAGCAATCCAGAGAAAACATACCACATGGAGTTTGTTGTAAACAGTATTGAACAGGCAGAAGAACTTACAAAACTTATAAATTCATTTGGACTTACAGCAAAAATAATTCAAAGGAAAAATAGCTATGTGGTATATTTAAAAGAAGGGGATCAGATAATAGATCTTCTTAATATAATAGGAGCCCATTCGGCACTTTTAAATCTTGAAAATGTAAGAATTTATAAGGAAATGAGAAATAATGTGAATAGGCTTGTAAATTGTGAAACTGCAAATTTAAACAAAACTGTTGATGCCGCAGTAAGGCAGATAGAAGCAATTGAATATATAAAAGAAAAGGTTGGGCTAAAAAAACTGCCTCAAGGTCTTAGAGAAATAGCAGATCTGAGAATAAAATATCCTGATGTATCTTTAAAGGAACTTGGCGAAATGTTAAATCCTCCTCTGGGTAAATCTGGAGTAAACCATAGGCTTAGAAAAATTGAAAAAATTGCAGAGGAGCTTAAGGATAGTGGGTACTAA